From the genome of Vicia villosa cultivar HV-30 ecotype Madison, WI linkage group LG2, Vvil1.0, whole genome shotgun sequence, one region includes:
- the LOC131646698 gene encoding abscisic acid 8'-hydroxylase CYP707A2-like, with product MELSIMLCFLFSSSILFIVLFRIFIKQFVSKRQHLPLPPGSMGYPYIGETFQLYSQDPNVFFASKIKRFGSMFKSHILGCPCVMISSPEAAKFVLNKAQLFKPTFPASKERMLGKQAIFFHQGEYHANLRRLVLRTFMPEAIKNIVPDIESIAQDSLKSMEGRLITTFLEMKTFTFNVALLSIFGKDEVHYRERLKQCYYTLEKGYNSMPINLPGTLFHKAMKARKELAQILAEIISSRREKKQDFKDLLGSFMDEKSGLSDEQIADNVIGVIFAARDTTASVLTWIVKYLGENINVLESVIEEQESILRNKEENGEEKGLKWEDTKKMVITSRVIQETLRVASILSFTFREAVEDVEYQGYLIPKGWKVLPLFRNIHHSPNNFKDPEKFDPSRFEVATKPNTFMPFGSGIHACPGNELAKMEILVLLHHLTTKYRWSVEGTKDGIQYGPFALPQNGLPITLYPKK from the exons ATGGAACTAAGTATCATGTTATGTTTTTTGTTTAGTTCTTCTATTCTCTTCATTGTTCTCTTTAGAATATTCATCAAACAATTTGTCTCCAAAAGACAACACTTGCCACTTCCACCTGGTTCAATGGGTTATCCTTACATAGGAGAGACTTTTCAACTTTATTCTCAAGACCCAAATGTTTTCTTTGCATCAAAAATCAAAAG GTTTGGTTCTATGTTCAAGTCACACATTTTGGGGTGTCCTTGTGTGATGATTTCAAGCCCTGAAGCTGCTAAATTTGTGTTGAATAAAGCTCAACTTTTCAAGCCAACATTTCCTGCTAGCAAAGAGAGGATGTTGGGAAAACAAGCAATCTTTTTTCATCAAGGAGAGTATCATGCTAACTTGAGAAGACTTGTTCTTCGCACTTTCATGCCGGAAGCCATCAAGAATATTGTTCCTGACATTGAATCCATTGCTCAAGATTCTCTTAAATCAATGGAAGGTCGCTTAATCACCACTTTCCTTGAAATGAAAACG TTCACATTCAATGTTGCTTTACTATCAATTTTTGGAAAAGATGAAGTTCACTACAGAGAGCGATTGAAGCAGTGTTACTACACACTTGAAAAAGGGTACAATTCAATGCCAATAAACCTTCCTGGAACACTCTTCCACAAAGCTATGAAAGCAAGGAAAGAGCTAGCACAGATCTTGGCTGAGATAATCTCAAGTAGGAGAGAGAAGAAGCAAGATTTCAAAGACTTGTTAGGTTCATTCATGGATGAGAAATCAGGACTGAGTGATGAACAGATAGCAGATAATGTGATTGGAGTTATTTTTGCAGCTCGTGATACCACAGCTAGTGTGCTTACGTGGATTGTCAAGTACCTTGGTGAAAATATCAATGTACTAGAATCAGTGATT GAGGAACAAGAATCTATATTGAGGAACAAGGAAGAAAATGGTGAAGAAAAGGGTCTTAAATGGGAAGATACTAAGAAGATGGTTATAACTTCTAGGGTTATTCAAGAGACTCTTAGAGTTGCTTCAATTTTGTCTTTCACTTTTAGAGAAGCCGTTGAAGATGTTGAATATCAAG GATATCTTATACCAAAAGGGTGGAAAGTATTGCCTTTGTTTAGGAATATACACCATAGTCCAAACAACTTTAAAGATCCAGAAAAGTTTGATCCTTCAAGATTTGAG GTTGCTACAAAACCCAATACTTTTATGCCATTTGGAAGTGGGATCCATGCTTGTCCTGGCAATGAATTAGCAAAGATGGAGATTTTGGTCCTTTTACATCATCTTACCACAAAATACAG GTGGTCTGTGGAAGGTACAAAGGATGGGATTCAATATGGTCCCTTTGCTCTTCCCCAAAATGGATTGCCCATCACACTATATCCAAAAAAATAG
- the LOC131649883 gene encoding uncharacterized protein LOC131649883, which translates to MENTSFLFLKIAQNPSSSKSPENDNPKNRDKSKQTALPNAQTNPNYTKTKTFANVVSNVCNIPQSQFPVPCLKGDRITITISEEEYKIGLQACRHNLHGRIVWPRGSTPTTVASIRTTLLSQWSFLSKWGITSLGKGFYEFSFSNLEDARRVRSVNTWNLNPGTLKLFPWTKDFVPSNVNLTSAQVWVRIHGLSQEYWRPNIIFAIASSLGTPICIDSTSSKPAFDRSFGHFVRVLVDRELAKDLIYKILVERIGFAFFVEVEYEKLP; encoded by the coding sequence ATGGAGAACACCTCATTTCTTTTCCTTAAAATAGCACAAAATCCATCTTCCTCTAAATCTCCGGAGAACGACAACCCTaaaaatcgagacaaatcaaaacaaacagcgCTCCCAAATGCTCAGACTAATCCAAACTAcaccaaaaccaaaacctttGCCAACGTTGTTTCCAATGTCTGCAATATACCTCAAAGTCAGTTTCCAGTACCTTGCTTAAAAGGAGACAGGATAACAATCACCATTTCAGAAGAGGAATACAAGATTGGTCTTCAAGCCTGCCGACACAACCTACATGGTAGGATTGTTTGGCCCAGAGGTTCTACTCCGACAACTGTTGCTAGCATCAGGACTACGCTGCTTTCTCAATGGTCGTTCTTATCCAAGTGGGGGATAACTTCGCTTGGTAAAGGTTTTTACgaattctccttttccaaccttgAAGATGCTCGGAGAGTAAGGTCTGTCAACACTTGGAACTTGAACCCAGGTACTCTCAAGCTCTTTCCATGGACAAAAGACTTTGTGCCATCCAATGTTAACCTAACCTCTGCCCAAGTCTGGGTAAGGATACACGGTCTGTCACAAGAATATTGGAGACCTAACATCATTTTCGCTATTGCCAGCAGCTTAGGGACTCCCATTTGTATTGACTCGACTTCTAGTAAGCCAGCTTTTGATCGTTCTTTCGGCCATTTTGTTAGGGTTCTGGTTGACAGAGAATTAGCTAAGGATCTTATCTACAAAATCCTGGTGGAGAGGATAGGATTTGCTTTCTTTGTTGAAGTAGAATATGAGAAACTCCCATAA